The Sporosarcina ureae genomic sequence CCGTCTTTATAGACAGTGATTACGAAACGTGGAATATGTGTCCGAAAGCTTTAGAAAAAGCATTCGAGCAGTATCCCGAAGTGAAAGCGGTTATCGTCGTACATTTATATGGGCTTTCCGCGGATATGGACAAGATCATGGAACTTTGCGACAAACACGGTGTATGTGTCATAGAAGATGCAGCAGAATCATTAGGTACATACTATAAAGGCAAACATACAGGCACAATCGGCCATTATGGTGCATTTTCATTTAACGGCAATAAAATCATTACGACTTCAGGTGGCGGTATGCTAGTTTCGGATAATGTGGAAAAGGTCGCAAAGTCCAGATTTTGGGCGACTCAATCAAGGGATCAGGCGAGACATTATCAACATAGCGAACTTGGCTACAACTACCGAATGAGTAATGTGTCAGCGGGAATCGGCAGAGGACAGTTAAAAGTATTGGATCAGCGAGTGGACAAAAAAAGAGAAATCTTCAACTTTTATAAACGTGAATTAGAAGATTTAGAAGGAGTCTACTTCATGCCGGATAATAACTGGGGTGAGCCAAACTACTGGTTAAGTTCCATGATCTTAACAGGCAAAGTGAGACCGCAACATATATTTGAAGCACTAGAAGAAGAAAATATTGAATCACGTCCAGTATGGAAACCGATGCATTTACAGCCGTACTTTGAGAAGTATGATTTTGTGGGTGAAGGAATATCAGAAGAACTGTTTGCGAATGGTGTTTGTTTGCCATCGGATACGAAGATGATTCAAGATGATTTGAATAGAGTGGTTCGTATTATTAAAGGGTTGTGGTGAAGATTAATCAGAACGGTAAGCATAACTTTTACAGAAAAATGGTAAAAAGACCAATGGATTTTGTTCTTTCGCTTATTGCCATCATTGTTCTTAGTCCTATACTTTTGATCGTAGCCATCCTAGTCAGAACAAAGCTAGGTAGCCCCGTGTTGTTTAAACAGAAGCGACCGGGTCTTAACGAAGAGATTTTCACGATGTATAAATTCAGGACTATGACGGATCAAAAAGACGCAGAAGGTAATCTATTACCTGATCACGTGAGACTGACAAAGTTCGGTAAGCTGTTGCGTTCTACATCACTAGATGAACTACCAGGACTTTTTAATATTGTAAAAGGTGATATGTCCATAATCGGACCACGACCGTTACTAGTTCAATATTTGCCATTGTACAATGACCATCAAAAACGACGTCATGAAGTAAAGCCTGGATTATCTGGATTGGCACAAGCCAGTGGTAGAAATGCGTTAAGTTGGGAAGATAAATTTAATCTAGATGTTAAGTATGTAGATCATATCAGTTTCATCGGGGATTGGAAGATTATCTTGATGACGATTAAGAAAGTGATTGTGAGAGAAGATATTAGTTCGGAGACGGCTGCTACTATGGAGCCGTTCACGGGTGCTAAAAAGGAAGAAATCAACTATGAGTAAAAAACTACTTATTATCGGAGCAAGTGGACATGGAAAAGTAGTTGCTGATATTGCTATCAAAATGAATAAATGGAGCAGTATCGACTTCTTAGATGATAAGGCGATTAACAGTGTAATGGGATTAGATGTAATAGGAAGTTCAACAGCCATGTTGAGGTATATTGATGAATATGAAATATTTGTTGGTATTGGTGATAATGCAATTAGAAAAAAGATTTTTAACACGCTTAAAACTGCAGGAGCTACTATCCCCACATTAGTTCATCCGAATGCTGTTATTGGATCAGAAGTAAGTATAGGTCCTGGTACGGTAGTTATGGCGGGAGTCATTATTAACTGCTGTACCGTGATAGGTCAGGGATGCATTATCAATACGGGTGCTTCGGTAGATCATGATAACCTTATTGGGAATTTTGTTCATGTGTCACCGGGTGCTCGTTTGGCTGGCACGGTCACAGTTGGAGAAGGATCTTGGTTAGGTAT encodes the following:
- a CDS encoding DegT/DnrJ/EryC1/StrS family aminotransferase, which gives rise to MKSTKTREKVFLASPHMSDEGYEMEYIKEAFDTNWIAPLGENVNQFEVEFTTKVGSTDAAALSSGTAAIHLALKAAEVGEGDIVFCPTLTFSATANPIIYQNATPVFIDSDYETWNMCPKALEKAFEQYPEVKAVIVVHLYGLSADMDKIMELCDKHGVCVIEDAAESLGTYYKGKHTGTIGHYGAFSFNGNKIITTSGGGMLVSDNVEKVAKSRFWATQSRDQARHYQHSELGYNYRMSNVSAGIGRGQLKVLDQRVDKKREIFNFYKRELEDLEGVYFMPDNNWGEPNYWLSSMILTGKVRPQHIFEALEEENIESRPVWKPMHLQPYFEKYDFVGEGISEELFANGVCLPSDTKMIQDDLNRVVRIIKGLW
- a CDS encoding sugar transferase translates to MVKRPMDFVLSLIAIIVLSPILLIVAILVRTKLGSPVLFKQKRPGLNEEIFTMYKFRTMTDQKDAEGNLLPDHVRLTKFGKLLRSTSLDELPGLFNIVKGDMSIIGPRPLLVQYLPLYNDHQKRRHEVKPGLSGLAQASGRNALSWEDKFNLDVKYVDHISFIGDWKIILMTIKKVIVREDISSETAATMEPFTGAKKEEINYE
- a CDS encoding acetyltransferase, with product MSKKLLIIGASGHGKVVADIAIKMNKWSSIDFLDDKAINSVMGLDVIGSSTAMLRYIDEYEIFVGIGDNAIRKKIFNTLKTAGATIPTLVHPNAVIGSEVSIGPGTVVMAGVIINCCTVIGQGCIINTGASVDHDNLIGNFVHVSPGARLAGTVTVGEGSWLGIGSVSSNNISVASECIVGAGSVVIKDLKDSGTYIGIPSRKIT